The sequence CGGCGTCTCAGTGGCGCATTTACTAATGGCTCCTGGGCCTCCTCGGGCCACACCCGCCCCTCCCGTCACCATTGCGTCACGTCCGTTACGTCACCACCCGTTGTCACGGATCCGGAGGGAAAGGCGGTGCCAGCCCTAAGTGGCAAGCGGGTGCACCAATGGGGGTGGGAGGCTTAGCCCCGCCTCGGGAGCTCGGGTTCCGGCGGGTTGCATCAGCTGGGTGGGGCACCGCCTGGCAGCCCGGACTCCCCCGACATGTGATCGGCTTCCCAGGGAGGGCGGGAGGCCCGGGCGTTCCCCGAGCCTGGGGAAGCTGGCCGTCCCGGACTGACCTGCTCGGGGAGAGCCAGCAAAGGACACATTCGGCCTGGCCCAAGCCCTGACGATTTCAGTGTTGTTTTCTGCACGCGCAAAACACCTGGGGACCGAGGGGATGGCAGTGGCATCCTATCTTTGACAGCTCTGAACGAGCTTAACCTTTTTTTTCAGACCCCTTTGCTGATGCAAGTAAGGGTGATGACCTGCTTCCTGCTGGCACTGAGGATTATATCCATATAAGAATTCAACAGAGAAACGGCAGGAAGACCCTTACTACTGTCCAAGGGATCGCTGATGATTACGATAAAAAGAAACTAGTGAAGGCGTTTAAGAAAGTAGGTCTTCAGTGAGATTTTGGGAAAGTCATAATGGATTTGTCCACAAGGGGGTGCCAGCTGTGTTGTATGTATTGTTAGCGGAAGGGGTGATAAATGCGTTCATGCTCTTGCTAGGCCTAATTCGTTTTCCTTTGTGCTTGCAGAAGTTTGCCTGCAATGGTACTGTAATTGAGCATCCGGAATATGGAGAAGTAATTCAGCTACAGGGTGACCAACGCAAGAACATATGCCAGTTCCTCGTAGAGGTGAGTTCAGTCACTACTTGATTTGTGCCTCTCTGCTGGCAAATCTCAGATCCTGTCTGTTAGCTTCTGCTGGGGACATAAAAGTTGGCTTTGTAAGGCTGAGCAAAACCTCAGTTGGGTTTTAAAGTACATAgacttatttctgttttataggaAAAAGCAGAAGGGACTTGTCTACCTTTGGTTTACTGTTTCTGTGGATCTACTTCACAGATGCAAATTTGAATAGCATATAGATGCATTGTAAAATAAGCCAAATGCTGGGTTGTT comes from Homo sapiens chromosome 17, GRCh38.p14 Primary Assembly and encodes:
- the EIF1 gene encoding eukaryotic translation initiation factor 1, whose amino-acid sequence is MSAIQNLHSFDPFADASKGDDLLPAGTEDYIHIRIQQRNGRKTLTTVQGIADDYDKKKLVKAFKKKFACNGTVIEHPEYGEVIQLQGDQRKNICQFLVEIGLAKDDQLKVHGF